One Defluviimonas sp. SAOS-178_SWC DNA window includes the following coding sequences:
- a CDS encoding sugar O-acetyltransferase: MARSPREVMASGEWYSCLDAPYVEMRRAARRACHQHRVMEPDARGACSPLLADLLTLGSDCWIEAPFHCSYGINLTLGDRVYLNASCVVLDSAPVRIGAGSMLGPGVHIYCADHHRDPEKRRAGIERALPVTVGADVWIGGGAILLPGVTIGDGAIVAAGAVVSRDVPAGSRVAGIPARGL; this comes from the coding sequence ATGGCCCGCTCCCCGCGCGAGGTGATGGCAAGCGGGGAGTGGTATTCGTGTCTCGACGCGCCCTATGTGGAGATGCGCCGAGCAGCGCGGCGGGCCTGCCACCAGCACCGGGTGATGGAGCCCGATGCGCGGGGCGCCTGCAGCCCGCTTCTCGCGGATCTCCTCACGCTCGGCAGCGACTGCTGGATCGAGGCGCCGTTCCATTGCTCCTACGGGATCAACCTGACGCTAGGCGATCGGGTGTATCTAAACGCCAGCTGCGTCGTGCTCGATAGCGCGCCGGTGCGGATCGGCGCGGGGTCGATGCTCGGGCCGGGCGTCCACATCTATTGCGCCGACCATCACCGCGACCCCGAAAAGCGCCGCGCAGGTATCGAACGCGCGCTGCCGGTGACGGTCGGGGCGGATGTCTGGATCGGCGGCGGGGCGATCCTTCTGCCCGGCGTGACCATCGGCGACGGGGCCATCGTCGCCGCCGGGGCGGTCGTGTCACGTGACGTTCCGGCAGGATCACGGGTTGCAGGCATCCCCGCCCGGGGTCTATAG
- a CDS encoding 50S ribosomal protein L11 methyltransferase: protein MSTYAALTTLPDRERAEALAEAMENFLPEPTGIGCFEIEDGSGRYEVGVYFDEEPNSIELALMAAIYGAEPFAVSEVPETDWVAHVKRNLQPVEAGRFFVYGSHDADKVPEGKVALLIEAAMAFGTGHHGTTLGCLLALDRLDRAGFRGRNVADIGCGTAVLAMAAAAIWPDPVIASDIDPVAVEVALANVAANGLTGRVTCVEAAGFDHPGLREKAPFDLVFANILKGPLIELAPDMAAMTGPGGYAILSGILNPQADAVVSAYKSNGFCLVSRDEIGEWTILVLRRVQSD, encoded by the coding sequence ATGTCCACCTACGCCGCCCTGACAACCCTTCCGGACCGGGAGCGCGCCGAAGCGCTGGCCGAGGCGATGGAGAACTTCCTGCCCGAGCCGACCGGCATCGGCTGTTTCGAGATCGAGGACGGGTCGGGGCGTTACGAGGTCGGGGTCTATTTCGACGAGGAGCCCAACTCCATCGAACTGGCGCTCATGGCCGCGATCTACGGGGCGGAGCCCTTCGCCGTCTCCGAAGTGCCGGAGACTGACTGGGTCGCGCATGTGAAGCGCAATCTCCAACCGGTCGAGGCGGGGCGGTTCTTCGTCTATGGCAGCCACGATGCCGACAAGGTTCCCGAGGGCAAGGTCGCGCTCCTGATCGAGGCGGCGATGGCCTTCGGCACCGGGCATCATGGCACCACGCTCGGCTGCCTTCTGGCGCTTGACCGGCTTGACCGGGCCGGGTTCCGGGGCCGGAACGTCGCCGATATCGGCTGCGGCACGGCGGTTCTGGCGATGGCGGCGGCGGCGATCTGGCCCGATCCGGTCATCGCCTCCGACATCGACCCCGTGGCGGTCGAGGTGGCCTTGGCCAATGTCGCCGCAAACGGGTTGACGGGCCGCGTCACTTGCGTCGAGGCGGCGGGTTTCGATCATCCCGGCCTTCGTGAAAAGGCGCCTTTCGATCTCGTCTTCGCCAACATTCTCAAGGGCCCGTTGATCGAGCTTGCACCGGATATGGCGGCGATGACGGGACCGGGCGGCTACGCGATTCTGTCCGGAATCCTTAACCCGCAGGCGGATGCCGTGGTTTCGGCCTACAAATCCAACGGCTTTTGCCTCGTATCGCGCGACGAAATCGGCGAATGGACCATATTGGTTCTGCGCCGTGTCCAATCCGATTAA
- a CDS encoding MATE family efflux transporter codes for MAAEQGKFVTGSLMRHVVVMSLSGAMGLSFTFLVDFLALWWISQLRVEAMIAAVGIAGTIQFAVMSIAIGMMIGAVALVSRAIGMGERARARRIATTGIVLMALAQAAVSGVIWIFRHEVLIASGAEGEVLDLAEHFLSVTLPSMPMIAVGIACSALLRAVGDAWRSMAVTMVAGGVAVVLDPLLIVWMGWGVTGAAISIVVARGAMCMLGLWFAIRIHDILARPAGEDVAAFYRPYLAIAIPAIATQLSTPFGNWVLTREIAQFGESAVAGWGVVMRLTILAFGGIFALSGAIGGIIGQNYGARRPDRVGEAYWAALKFCAAYTLVTWALMAALSGPIASSFGLSADGEAVVRIFTHYAAGAFIFTGALFVANATFNNLARPLWSTAANWFRDGLLMFPAGMAMAALAGSQGVVWANALVNVIAGSVAAWLAWRYIRSLNRPQPVVAAAE; via the coding sequence ATGGCGGCGGAACAGGGCAAGTTCGTCACCGGCAGCCTGATGCGGCATGTCGTGGTCATGTCGCTGTCGGGCGCGATGGGGCTTTCCTTCACCTTCCTCGTCGATTTCCTCGCGCTCTGGTGGATTTCCCAGCTTCGGGTCGAGGCGATGATCGCCGCCGTGGGCATCGCCGGGACGATCCAGTTCGCCGTGATGTCGATCGCCATCGGCATGATGATCGGCGCGGTGGCGCTCGTCTCGCGCGCGATCGGGATGGGCGAACGTGCCCGTGCGCGGCGCATCGCTACCACCGGGATCGTTCTCATGGCGCTTGCACAGGCGGCCGTGTCTGGCGTGATCTGGATCTTTCGTCACGAGGTGCTCATCGCCTCCGGGGCAGAGGGCGAGGTGCTGGACCTTGCCGAACATTTCCTGTCCGTCACGCTGCCGTCGATGCCGATGATCGCCGTGGGCATCGCCTGCTCGGCCCTGCTGCGGGCGGTGGGGGATGCTTGGCGCTCCATGGCGGTGACGATGGTCGCGGGGGGCGTTGCCGTCGTGCTCGACCCGTTGCTGATCGTCTGGATGGGCTGGGGGGTGACCGGGGCGGCGATCTCCATCGTCGTGGCGCGGGGGGCGATGTGCATGCTCGGCCTCTGGTTCGCGATCCGCATTCACGACATCCTGGCCCGGCCGGCGGGCGAGGATGTCGCGGCGTTCTACCGGCCCTACCTCGCCATCGCCATTCCGGCGATTGCGACGCAGCTCTCCACGCCGTTCGGCAACTGGGTCCTGACCCGCGAGATCGCGCAGTTCGGCGAAAGCGCCGTTGCCGGCTGGGGGGTGGTGATGCGTCTCACGATCCTCGCCTTCGGCGGGATCTTCGCGCTGTCCGGCGCCATCGGCGGCATCATCGGCCAGAACTACGGCGCACGCCGCCCGGACCGGGTGGGCGAGGCCTACTGGGCCGCGCTGAAATTCTGCGCAGCCTATACGCTCGTCACCTGGGCGCTGATGGCGGCGCTGAGCGGCCCGATCGCGAGTTCCTTCGGACTGTCGGCAGACGGCGAAGCGGTGGTGCGCATCTTCACCCACTACGCGGCGGGCGCCTTCATCTTTACCGGCGCGCTCTTCGTCGCCAACGCGACCTTCAACAACCTCGCGCGGCCCTTGTGGTCCACCGCCGCCAACTGGTTCCGCGACGGTCTTCTGATGTTCCCCGCCGGCATGGCGATGGCCGCCCTTGCCGGGTCGCAGGGCGTGGTCTGGGCCAATGCGCTCGTCAATGTGATCGCGGGTTCGGTAGCCGCATGGCTTGCCTGGCGCTATATACGATCCCTGAACCGGCCGCAGCCCGTCGTCGCCGCCGCTGAATAG
- the ruvC gene encoding crossover junction endodeoxyribonuclease RuvC: MRVIGIDPGLRNLGWGVIEVAGSRLSHVANGIIHSEGADLAARLLSLHAALTRIFAEHAPDAAAVEQTFVNKDGAGTLKLGQARGVAMLVPAQAGLAVGEYAPNAVKKAVVGVGHADKAQIAHMVRYQLPGVDLAGPDAADALAIAICHAHHLQSAGRLAAALKGAA; the protein is encoded by the coding sequence ATGCGTGTAATCGGCATTGATCCGGGGCTTCGAAACCTCGGTTGGGGTGTGATCGAGGTGGCTGGATCGCGACTCAGTCATGTCGCAAACGGCATCATTCACTCGGAAGGCGCCGATCTTGCCGCGCGACTGCTGTCGCTTCATGCCGCGCTGACCCGGATCTTCGCCGAGCACGCGCCGGACGCGGCGGCGGTGGAGCAGACCTTCGTCAACAAGGACGGCGCCGGGACGCTGAAACTCGGGCAAGCGCGGGGCGTCGCGATGCTGGTGCCGGCGCAGGCCGGGCTGGCGGTCGGGGAATACGCCCCGAACGCGGTCAAGAAGGCGGTGGTCGGCGTCGGCCACGCCGACAAGGCCCAGATCGCCCATATGGTGCGGTACCAGCTTCCGGGTGTGGACCTCGCCGGGCCGGATGCGGCTGATGCGCTCGCCATCGCGATCTGCCATGCCCATCACCTGCAAAGCGCCGGCCGTCTGGCGGCGGCGCTGAAAGGGGCGGCATGA
- a CDS encoding DUF1127 domain-containing protein: MSVYELNRPASHVTGFFGTLVVAFAAWNDARVTRNALSRLTDRELDDIGLSRADIDTIASRA; this comes from the coding sequence ATGTCCGTTTATGAACTGAACCGCCCCGCCAGCCACGTCACCGGCTTCTTCGGCACGCTCGTCGTTGCCTTCGCCGCTTGGAACGATGCCCGCGTCACCCGCAACGCTCTGTCGCGTCTGACGGATCGCGAGCTTGACGATATCGGCCTGAGCCGCGCCGACATCGACACGATCGCGTCGCGCGCCTGA
- the msrA gene encoding peptide-methionine (S)-S-oxide reductase MsrA: MLNALFGKKSDMPAKDEALPGRTEPIPTAEEHFIFHRPLQSPVPEGMEEAMFGMGCFWGVERKFWQLDGVWLTMVGYSAGITPNPTYKETCTGLTGQNEVVRVIYDPKVISYDDLLKVFWEGHDPTQGNRQGNDVGTQYRSGIYTYTDAQAEAAEASRKVYADRLKAAGYGAITTEIKPADPFYFAEDYHQQYLAKNPAGYCGVGGTGVSCPIGLKA, encoded by the coding sequence ATGCTGAATGCCCTTTTCGGTAAGAAATCCGACATGCCCGCGAAGGACGAGGCCCTGCCGGGCCGCACCGAACCGATCCCGACGGCCGAGGAGCATTTCATCTTTCACCGCCCGCTCCAGTCGCCGGTGCCCGAGGGCATGGAAGAGGCGATGTTCGGCATGGGCTGCTTCTGGGGCGTGGAGCGCAAGTTCTGGCAACTGGATGGCGTCTGGCTGACGATGGTCGGCTATTCCGCCGGGATCACCCCCAATCCGACCTACAAGGAGACCTGCACGGGTCTCACCGGGCAGAACGAGGTCGTGCGGGTGATCTACGATCCGAAGGTGATCTCCTACGACGACCTTCTGAAGGTCTTCTGGGAAGGCCATGACCCGACCCAGGGCAATCGGCAGGGCAACGATGTCGGCACGCAGTATCGCTCGGGCATCTACACCTATACGGATGCGCAGGCCGAGGCGGCGGAGGCGAGCCGCAAGGTCTATGCCGACCGTCTGAAGGCCGCCGGGTATGGCGCGATCACGACCGAGATCAAGCCCGCCGACCCCTTCTACTTCGCCGAGGACTATCATCAGCAATACCTTGCCAAGAACCCGGCCGGCTATTGCGGCGTCGGCGGCACCGGCGTGAGCTGTCCGATCGGGCTCAAGGCGTGA